A single genomic interval of Astyanax mexicanus isolate ESR-SI-001 chromosome 4, AstMex3_surface, whole genome shotgun sequence harbors:
- the LOC111189804 gene encoding zinc finger protein 239 isoform X3 translates to MKPSPDMEKHQHSVKSFTQQSNLKKHQRIHTGEKPYHCSDCGKSFTEQSKLKIHQRIHTGEKPYHCSDCGRSFNQQSHLKSHQRIHTGEKLHHCSDCGKSFTTQSDLKKHQRIHTGEKPYYCFDCGKSFNQQSNLKSHQRIHTGEKPFHCSDCGRSFNQQSHLKSHQRIHTGEKLHHCSDCGKSFTKQSNLKIHQRIHTGEKLHHCSDCGKSFTTQSDLKKHQRIHTGEKPYYCFDCGKSFTEQSNLKSHQRIHTGEKPFHCSDCGRSFNQQSTLKIHQRIHTGEKPYHCSDCGKSFTTQSNLKIHQRIHTGEKNVPNLSHGN, encoded by the coding sequence atgaagccaagtcccgacatggagaaacatcagcactctgtcaagagttttactcaacagagtaatctcaaaaaacaccagcgcattcacacaggagagaaaccgtatcactgctcagactgtgggaagagttttactgaacagagtaaactcaaaatacatcaacgcattcacacaggagagaaaccgtatcactgctcagactgtgggaggagttttaatcaacagagtcatctcaaaagtcaccagcgcattcacacaggagagaaactgcatcactgctcagactgtgggaagagttttactacacagagtgatctcaaaaaacaccagcgcattcacacaggagagaaaccgtattactgtttcgactgtgggaagagttttaatcaacagagtaatctcaaaagtcaccagcgcattcacacaggagagaaaccgtttcactgctcagactgtgggaggagttttaatcaacagagtcatctcaaaagtcaccagcgcattcacacaggagagaaactgcatcactgctcagattgtgggaagagttttactaaacagagtaatctcaaaatacaccagcgcattcacacaggagagaaactgcatcactgctcagactgtgggaagagttttactacacagagtgatctcaaaaaacaccagcgcattcacacaggagagaaaccgtattactgtttcgactgtgggaagagttttactgaacagagtaatctcaaaagtcaccagcgcattcacacaggagagaaaccgtttcactgctcagactgtgggaggagttttaatcaacagagtactctcaaaatacaccagcgcattcacacaggagagaaaccgtatcactgctcagactgtgggaagagttttactacacagagtaatctcaaaatacaccagcgcattcacacaggagagaaaaatgtcccaaatttgtcccatggcaattaa